In Synechococcus sp. RS9909, one genomic interval encodes:
- the eno gene encoding phosphopyruvate hydratase: protein MFDSLDLVIDTIVAREVLDSRGNPTVEAEVLLEGGASGRAIVPSGASTGAHEAHELRDGGSRYMGKGVTQAVDHIEERIAPALCGLSALDQASVDAAMQELDGSANKSALGANAILAVSLATARAAANGVGLPLYRYLGGPMASLLPVPLMNVINGGAHAANSLDFQEFMLVPHGAPSFREALRMGTEVFHTLKGLLQERGLSTSVGDEGGFAPDLGNHEAGDILVQAIEKAGYKPGEQIALALDVASTEFYADGRYAFGGGSFSSAEMVDQLEALVNRFPIVSIEDGLAEDDWDGWKLLTERLGSRVQLVGDDLFVTNSQRLQQGIDHNTANSILIKVNQIGSLTETLQAIDLAGRSGYTSVISHRSGETEDTTIADLAVATRAGQIKTGSLSRSERVAKYNQLLRIEDELGSQAVYAGAVGQGPRGRG from the coding sequence GTGTTCGATTCCCTAGACCTCGTCATCGACACCATCGTGGCCAGGGAGGTGCTCGATTCCCGCGGCAACCCCACTGTGGAAGCGGAAGTGCTGCTCGAAGGTGGTGCCAGCGGTCGGGCGATCGTGCCCAGCGGCGCCAGCACCGGCGCCCATGAAGCCCACGAACTGCGTGATGGCGGCAGCCGTTACATGGGCAAAGGGGTGACCCAGGCGGTGGATCACATCGAAGAACGCATCGCCCCGGCACTCTGCGGCCTCTCCGCCCTGGATCAGGCGAGTGTGGATGCGGCGATGCAGGAGCTCGACGGCAGCGCCAACAAGTCGGCGCTTGGTGCGAACGCAATCCTGGCGGTGAGCCTGGCCACGGCCCGCGCCGCCGCCAACGGTGTGGGATTGCCCCTATATCGCTATCTGGGCGGACCGATGGCCTCCCTGCTGCCGGTGCCCTTGATGAACGTGATCAACGGCGGTGCGCATGCTGCCAACAGCCTGGATTTCCAGGAATTCATGCTGGTGCCCCACGGCGCCCCCAGCTTCCGCGAGGCCCTGCGCATGGGCACTGAGGTGTTTCACACCCTCAAGGGACTGCTTCAGGAGCGTGGCCTCAGCACATCGGTGGGCGATGAGGGCGGTTTCGCCCCCGATCTGGGCAATCACGAAGCGGGCGACATCCTGGTGCAGGCGATTGAGAAAGCCGGCTACAAGCCTGGTGAGCAGATCGCCCTGGCCCTCGATGTGGCCAGCACGGAGTTCTACGCCGATGGCCGTTACGCCTTCGGCGGCGGCAGTTTCAGCAGTGCCGAGATGGTGGATCAGCTTGAGGCATTGGTGAATCGTTTCCCGATCGTTTCGATCGAAGATGGCCTGGCGGAAGACGACTGGGACGGCTGGAAACTGCTGACCGAGCGCCTGGGCAGCCGCGTGCAGCTGGTGGGTGATGACCTGTTCGTGACCAACAGCCAACGGCTGCAACAGGGCATTGATCACAACACAGCGAATTCAATCCTGATCAAGGTGAACCAGATCGGTTCGCTCACTGAAACCCTGCAGGCGATCGATCTGGCTGGGCGCAGTGGTTACACGAGCGTGATCAGCCACCGCAGCGGCGAAACGGAAGACACCACCATCGCCGACCTGGCCGTGGCCACCCGCGCCGGTCAGATCAAAACCGGTTCGCTCAGCCGCAGCGAAAGGGTCGCCAAATACAACCAGCTGCTGCGCATCGAAGACGAACTGGGCAGCCAGGCCGTGTACGCCGGCGCCGTGGGCCAGGGTCCTCGCGGCCGGGGCTGA
- a CDS encoding phytanoyl-CoA dioxygenase family protein, with protein sequence MPADSGGHWLLPQLLDPKRLSKMRDQLIARANSKTLQSGRQALLGIQADGSHLAASSLDAELFALLTDPALIAAVKRVSGYPMVRPFQFDLLTKAPGAPETPWHRDRDFLPIDRQSYTCWIPLDPIPEACTLVYAEGTASMAPTRTDMPDPASLKRLLESHGAPFRRLPEMKPGDVDIHEGHVWHFGPANSTPHWRRALGVAFVEHGTLLCTDPEGFSGPAGARMRRATLQSLFGPNAEGQPVEGERHPLL encoded by the coding sequence ATGCCCGCGGACTCTGGCGGTCATTGGCTGCTCCCTCAACTGCTTGACCCCAAGCGGTTGAGCAAAATGCGTGATCAGCTGATTGCACGGGCAAATTCGAAGACGCTGCAATCAGGACGCCAGGCCCTACTCGGAATTCAGGCCGATGGATCCCACCTGGCAGCATCATCCTTGGATGCGGAACTGTTTGCCCTACTGACAGATCCCGCCCTGATCGCAGCGGTGAAACGGGTGAGCGGATACCCAATGGTGCGTCCTTTCCAATTCGATCTGCTCACGAAGGCGCCCGGAGCACCTGAAACCCCTTGGCATAGAGATCGCGATTTTCTTCCGATTGATCGGCAGAGTTATACCTGCTGGATTCCCCTCGATCCCATCCCTGAGGCCTGCACCCTGGTGTATGCGGAAGGCACGGCCTCGATGGCACCCACTCGCACAGATATGCCTGACCCCGCAAGCCTCAAGCGGCTGCTCGAAAGCCATGGTGCACCGTTCCGGCGGCTGCCGGAGATGAAGCCTGGCGATGTGGACATCCACGAAGGACATGTCTGGCACTTCGGCCCAGCCAACAGCACTCCACACTGGCGGCGGGCTCTCGGCGTGGCCTTCGTTGAACATGGGACCTTGCTTTGCACCGATCCCGAAGGCTTTTCAGGCCCTGCGGGTGCACGGATGCGGCGCGCAACCTTGCAGTCACTCTTCGGCCCGAATGCCGAGGGCCAACCCGTCGAGGGCGAGCGACATCCGCTTCTTTGA
- a CDS encoding AarF/ABC1/UbiB kinase family protein, translating to MAGWLGGAVVPSALRALRIWRAVLTLIVLLWWDGRRWTYPGGCTPERREARQQRRARWLTAELLALGSAFIKLGQLLSARPDVLPAGWVAELADLQDRVPPFSFDRAQAVLEEELGARCAEIIDLDEQPLGAASLAQVHRASLRSGRQVVLKIQRPGLERVFRLDLEVMQQVAAVLQRHPSWGRGRDWVAIAQECRRVLLRELDFRVEAQYAARFRQQFLEDPRIRVPGVIWELSSRRVLCLDYLPGIKVNDREALLAAGIDPAAVAEIGAASYLQQLVRYGFFHADPHPGNLAVASDGALIYYDFGMMGLLSDGLRRRLGAMVRAAATRDASALVSEMQAAGVIAREVDLGPVRRLVRLMLQEALTPPFTANVIDKLSGDLYELVYGQPFRLPVELIFVMRALSTFEGVGRSLDPSFSLVAIAKPYLLPLMSASGSGPNDLFNELGRQVGALSSRAAGIPRRLDESLERLEQGDLQLQIRMGESDRQFRRMVTAQHAVGQSVLLGSLALAAALLGAGPRPLWALLPLAAGVPVGTGWLKLQLKLRRDGRLESLSSSER from the coding sequence ATGGCCGGCTGGCTCGGTGGTGCCGTCGTGCCCAGCGCTCTGAGGGCTCTGCGCATCTGGCGCGCCGTGCTCACCTTGATCGTTTTGCTGTGGTGGGATGGTCGCCGCTGGACCTACCCCGGTGGTTGCACGCCGGAGCGGCGCGAAGCGCGCCAGCAACGCCGGGCCCGCTGGCTGACGGCCGAGCTTCTCGCGCTGGGCTCAGCCTTCATCAAACTCGGTCAGTTGCTCTCTGCGCGTCCGGATGTGCTCCCGGCGGGCTGGGTTGCTGAGTTGGCCGACCTGCAGGATCGGGTGCCCCCCTTCTCCTTCGATCGGGCTCAGGCGGTGCTGGAGGAGGAGCTGGGCGCCCGTTGCGCCGAAATCATCGATCTGGATGAGCAGCCCCTCGGTGCGGCTTCGCTGGCGCAGGTGCATCGCGCCAGCCTGCGCAGTGGAAGGCAGGTGGTGCTCAAGATTCAGCGCCCGGGCCTGGAACGGGTGTTCCGGCTCGATCTTGAGGTGATGCAGCAGGTGGCCGCGGTGCTGCAACGCCATCCCAGCTGGGGGCGAGGGCGCGATTGGGTGGCGATCGCCCAGGAATGCCGCCGGGTGTTGTTGCGGGAACTCGATTTCCGCGTGGAGGCCCAGTACGCCGCCCGTTTCCGGCAGCAGTTTCTGGAAGATCCGCGCATCCGTGTGCCGGGCGTGATCTGGGAACTGAGCAGCCGGCGGGTGCTCTGTCTGGATTATCTGCCGGGGATCAAGGTGAATGATCGCGAGGCCCTGCTGGCGGCGGGGATTGACCCGGCCGCCGTGGCGGAGATCGGTGCAGCCAGCTATCTGCAGCAATTGGTGCGCTATGGCTTCTTCCACGCCGACCCCCATCCCGGCAATCTGGCGGTGGCCAGTGATGGCGCCCTGATTTATTACGACTTCGGCATGATGGGCCTCCTGTCGGATGGTCTGCGCCGACGGCTTGGGGCCATGGTCCGGGCGGCTGCGACCCGGGACGCGTCGGCTCTGGTCAGTGAAATGCAGGCCGCCGGGGTGATCGCCCGAGAGGTCGATCTCGGCCCCGTGCGCCGTCTGGTGCGTCTGATGTTGCAGGAAGCGCTCACGCCTCCATTCACGGCCAATGTGATCGACAAATTGTCGGGAGATCTCTATGAGCTGGTGTATGGCCAGCCGTTCCGCCTGCCGGTGGAGCTGATCTTTGTGATGCGGGCTCTCTCCACCTTTGAAGGGGTCGGACGCAGCCTCGATCCCAGCTTTAGCCTGGTGGCGATCGCCAAGCCCTACCTGCTTCCCCTGATGAGTGCCAGCGGATCCGGCCCCAATGACCTGTTCAACGAACTCGGCCGCCAGGTGGGGGCGCTCAGCAGTCGGGCCGCAGGGATTCCCAGGCGTCTGGATGAGAGCCTCGAACGCCTCGAACAGGGAGATCTGCAACTGCAGATCCGCATGGGTGAATCCGATCGCCAGTTCCGCCGCATGGTGACGGCCCAGCATGCGGTGGGTCAGTCGGTGCTGCTGGGTTCTCTGGCGCTGGCGGCCGCCCTGCTCGGTGCGGGCCCGAGGCCTTTGTGGGCCCTGCTGCCTCTGGCAGCAGGAGTTCCCGTTGGCACGGGCTGGCTCAAGCTGCAACTCAAACTCCGTCGCGATGGGCGATTGGAATCGTTGTCGTCCTCAGAGCGTTGA
- a CDS encoding type II toxin-antitoxin system Phd/YefM family antitoxin produces MATSPREVSKSQFKAQALALFREIEASGETVVITDHGRPALEVRPYRHLQNDAADPLEALRGSVTHFDQPLEPVAEADWEALA; encoded by the coding sequence ATGGCTACCAGCCCCCGCGAGGTCTCCAAATCGCAGTTCAAGGCCCAGGCGCTGGCCCTGTTCCGCGAGATCGAAGCCAGTGGTGAAACCGTGGTGATCACCGATCACGGCCGGCCTGCGCTGGAAGTTCGGCCCTATCGGCACCTGCAGAACGATGCAGCCGATCCACTGGAGGCACTGCGCGGGTCGGTCACGCACTTCGACCAACCGCTTGAACCCGTTGCTGAGGCTGACTGGGAGGCCCTGGCATGA
- the thiO gene encoding glycine oxidase ThiO — protein MAGEPVVILGGGLIGLAVAHQLARRGRAVTVLSRRRSEAAGFVAAGMLAPHAEGLVGDQLTLGQRSLDRIPRWVAQIEADSGLPCGWRSSGIIVPFQSAAERDRYPTVACGQALNREQLEQELPGLAPAWSAGLLFEQDGQIDNRRQLMRALESACVDRGVRFLEGVEVLALEQSGGGLQGARVRDAEGHELSLECAAAVLCCGAWSAQLLPELPVFPVKGQMLSLQAPRGALKRVIFGPGTYLVPREDGLLVVGATSEPEAGFAEGLTPQGQRTLQQGIASLLPEATHWPPMERWWGFRPCTPDEGPLLGPSPIEGLWLACGHHRNGVLMAGLTAELLAGVITGQPLDADTKDLLQAFRWDRFASVQPQTDQPSVRQP, from the coding sequence ATGGCCGGCGAACCCGTTGTGATCCTCGGCGGCGGCCTGATCGGCCTGGCGGTGGCCCACCAGCTGGCCCGTCGCGGCCGGGCTGTGACCGTGCTGAGCCGCCGCCGTAGCGAAGCGGCTGGATTCGTGGCCGCCGGCATGCTGGCACCCCATGCCGAGGGGCTCGTTGGCGATCAACTGACCTTGGGTCAACGCAGTCTGGACCGCATTCCCCGCTGGGTCGCCCAGATCGAAGCCGACAGCGGCCTCCCCTGCGGCTGGCGCTCCAGCGGCATCATCGTGCCCTTCCAGAGCGCAGCAGAGCGAGATCGCTATCCCACCGTCGCCTGCGGCCAGGCCCTCAACCGTGAACAGCTGGAGCAGGAGCTGCCGGGGCTGGCGCCAGCCTGGAGCGCGGGCCTGCTGTTTGAGCAGGACGGCCAGATCGACAACCGCCGCCAATTGATGCGGGCCTTGGAGAGCGCCTGCGTCGACCGGGGCGTGCGCTTCCTCGAAGGCGTCGAGGTGCTGGCCCTCGAGCAGAGCGGCGGCGGCCTGCAGGGCGCTCGGGTCCGTGATGCGGAGGGCCATGAGCTGAGCCTGGAGTGCGCCGCGGCCGTGCTCTGCTGCGGTGCCTGGAGCGCCCAGCTGCTGCCGGAACTGCCGGTGTTCCCAGTGAAAGGACAGATGCTGTCGCTACAGGCCCCTCGGGGCGCCCTCAAGCGGGTGATCTTCGGCCCGGGGACCTACCTGGTCCCCAGGGAGGACGGACTTCTGGTGGTGGGGGCCACCTCTGAGCCGGAGGCCGGCTTCGCAGAAGGCCTCACTCCCCAAGGGCAGCGCACCCTGCAGCAGGGCATCGCTTCCCTACTGCCAGAAGCAACGCACTGGCCGCCGATGGAGCGCTGGTGGGGATTCCGGCCCTGCACCCCCGACGAGGGTCCGTTGCTCGGCCCCAGCCCGATCGAGGGGTTGTGGCTGGCCTGCGGCCATCACCGCAATGGGGTGCTGATGGCGGGCCTGACCGCAGAGCTGTTGGCCGGCGTCATCACCGGCCAACCACTGGACGCCGACACCAAGGATTTGCTGCAGGCCTTTCGCTGGGATCGCTTTGCGTCAGTGCAGCCGCAAACCGATCAGCCCTCGGTGCGCCAACCCTGA
- a CDS encoding type II toxin-antitoxin system VapC family toxin: MILLDTHVLIWWANGEHDRLSAAAIAAIEAEEQQRLVSAISCWEVAMLVERGRLGLNVDMERWLNLVASVPRLKLLPLSPAVAVASTRLPRTFHADPADRFLVAQARHLNIALVTADSKIRAYPHVRSLW; the protein is encoded by the coding sequence ATGATCCTGCTCGACACCCACGTGCTGATCTGGTGGGCCAACGGTGAGCACGACAGACTCTCCGCTGCAGCGATCGCGGCGATCGAAGCGGAGGAACAGCAACGCCTGGTGTCGGCCATCAGCTGCTGGGAAGTGGCCATGCTGGTGGAACGAGGGCGACTCGGCCTGAACGTCGACATGGAACGCTGGCTCAACCTGGTGGCATCGGTACCCAGGCTGAAGCTGCTGCCCCTGAGCCCGGCAGTCGCCGTGGCCTCCACCCGACTCCCCCGGACCTTCCATGCCGACCCCGCCGATCGGTTCCTCGTGGCCCAGGCCCGCCATCTGAACATCGCCTTGGTGACGGCAGACTCCAAAATCAGGGCCTACCCGCACGTCCGCAGTCTGTGGTGA
- the ndk gene encoding nucleoside-diphosphate kinase: MAERTFIAIKPDGVQRGLVGEILGRFERKGFKLVGLKQLTPSRELAEQHYGVHKERPFFAGLVDFITSGPVVAMVWEGDGVIASARKLIGATKPLEAEPGTIRGDLAINIGRNVIHGSDAPETALFEIGLWFQPSELSDWSPSDQGWRTEG, translated from the coding sequence ATGGCCGAACGCACCTTCATCGCCATCAAGCCCGATGGCGTCCAGCGGGGTCTCGTGGGCGAAATCCTCGGTCGCTTCGAGCGCAAGGGATTCAAGTTGGTGGGTCTGAAGCAGCTCACCCCCAGCCGGGAGCTGGCAGAGCAGCACTACGGCGTGCACAAGGAACGTCCTTTCTTTGCCGGTTTGGTCGACTTCATCACCTCCGGCCCTGTGGTGGCGATGGTGTGGGAGGGCGATGGCGTCATCGCCAGTGCCCGCAAGCTGATCGGTGCCACCAAGCCCCTCGAGGCCGAGCCCGGCACGATCCGCGGTGACCTGGCGATCAACATCGGCCGCAATGTGATCCACGGCTCCGATGCTCCCGAAACCGCCCTGTTCGAGATCGGCCTGTGGTTCCAGCCCTCCGAGCTGAGCGACTGGAGCCCGTCGGATCAGGGTTGGCGCACCGAGGGCTGA
- the coaE gene encoding dephospho-CoA kinase (Dephospho-CoA kinase (CoaE) performs the final step in coenzyme A biosynthesis.), translating into MPSQRRIGLTGGIASGKSSVGRWLAQRGIPVLDADQVAREVLAAGSEATRQVIAHFGDRVRAKGATGEEACLDRAALGRIVFNDPNERRWLEQLVHPRVRDHFDAELLRLQREPIVVLMIPLLFEAGLEHLCTEIWVVTCSEQQQQERLIARDGLTVEDARLRIAAQMPLASKGARADLVIDNAERPEAWTVLVESQL; encoded by the coding sequence ATGCCCAGCCAACGCCGGATTGGCCTCACCGGAGGGATTGCCAGCGGCAAGAGCAGCGTCGGTCGCTGGCTGGCGCAACGGGGCATTCCCGTGCTCGATGCCGATCAGGTCGCGCGGGAGGTTCTGGCAGCAGGCAGCGAAGCCACTCGGCAAGTGATCGCCCATTTCGGCGATCGGGTGCGCGCCAAGGGCGCCACAGGGGAGGAGGCTTGTCTCGATCGCGCAGCCCTGGGCCGGATCGTGTTCAACGACCCGAACGAACGACGCTGGCTCGAGCAGCTGGTGCACCCTCGCGTGCGTGATCACTTCGATGCGGAACTGCTCCGGCTCCAGCGGGAGCCGATCGTGGTGCTGATGATTCCGCTGCTGTTTGAAGCAGGCCTCGAACACCTCTGCACAGAAATCTGGGTTGTGACCTGCTCAGAGCAGCAGCAACAGGAACGACTCATCGCCCGAGACGGCCTGACGGTCGAGGACGCCCGGCTCAGGATCGCCGCCCAGATGCCCCTCGCCAGCAAAGGCGCCAGAGCAGACCTGGTGATTGACAACGCTGAACGGCCGGAAGCGTGGACTGTGCTGGTCGAATCACAGCTCTGA
- the gatB gene encoding Asp-tRNA(Asn)/Glu-tRNA(Gln) amidotransferase subunit GatB, which produces MAVNGAGTGAWEAVIGLETHVQLGTESKIFTGASTAFGDDPNTHIDPVVCGLPGTLPVLNQKVLEYAVKAAMALNLNIAEHSKFDRKQYFYPDLPKNYQISQYDEPIAEDGWIEVEVAEKGKDTYLKRIGIERLHMEEDAGKLVHAGSDRLAGSTHSLVDYNRAGVALAEIVSKPDLRTGREAAEYASEIRRIMRYLGVSDGNMQEGSLRCDVNISVRRGPDAPFGTKVEIKNMNSFSAIQKACDYEIQRQIKAYESGEPIVQETRLWDEGKQLTKSMRSKEGASDYRYFPDPDLGPIEVSVEQREAWRAELPELPAAKRHRYADTLGLSQYDARVLTDERPMAEYFEAVVAAGADAKLAANWITGDIAAYVNSNRLNYASLPFRPEQLAEMVKLIDSGKISGKIAKDILPELLEKGGSPSQIVDERGLGMISDPAAITAIVDELLAAHPEEVEAFRGGKTKLQGFFVGQLMKQTGGKADPKLANQILSQKLKGG; this is translated from the coding sequence ATGGCTGTCAACGGGGCTGGAACGGGCGCATGGGAAGCCGTGATCGGTCTGGAGACCCACGTGCAGCTGGGCACCGAGAGCAAGATCTTCACGGGTGCCTCCACGGCCTTTGGTGACGACCCCAACACCCACATCGATCCGGTGGTGTGCGGCTTGCCAGGCACGCTGCCGGTGCTGAATCAGAAGGTGCTCGAGTATGCGGTGAAGGCGGCGATGGCGCTCAACCTCAACATCGCCGAGCACAGCAAATTCGACCGCAAGCAGTATTTCTATCCCGATCTGCCCAAGAACTACCAGATCTCCCAATACGACGAACCGATTGCCGAAGACGGCTGGATCGAGGTTGAGGTGGCCGAAAAAGGCAAGGACACCTATCTCAAGCGCATCGGTATCGAACGTCTGCACATGGAGGAAGATGCCGGCAAGTTGGTGCACGCCGGCAGCGATCGCCTGGCGGGCTCCACCCACTCGCTGGTGGATTACAACCGCGCCGGCGTGGCTCTGGCTGAGATCGTGAGCAAGCCCGATCTGCGCACCGGCCGGGAGGCAGCGGAATACGCCTCGGAGATCCGCCGGATCATGCGTTATCTGGGCGTGAGCGACGGCAACATGCAGGAGGGATCCCTGCGTTGCGACGTGAACATCTCCGTGCGCCGCGGGCCTGATGCGCCCTTCGGCACGAAGGTGGAGATCAAGAACATGAACTCCTTCTCGGCGATCCAGAAGGCTTGCGACTACGAGATCCAGCGTCAGATCAAGGCCTACGAGAGCGGCGAACCGATCGTTCAGGAAACCCGCCTCTGGGATGAGGGCAAGCAGCTCACCAAGAGCATGCGCAGCAAGGAGGGGGCCAGCGACTACCGCTATTTCCCCGATCCCGATCTCGGTCCGATTGAGGTGAGTGTCGAGCAGCGCGAAGCCTGGCGTGCCGAGTTGCCGGAGCTTCCTGCGGCCAAGCGTCATCGCTACGCAGACACCCTGGGGCTGTCGCAGTACGACGCCCGGGTGCTCACCGACGAGCGGCCGATGGCTGAGTATTTCGAAGCGGTGGTGGCAGCCGGCGCTGATGCCAAGTTGGCGGCGAACTGGATCACCGGCGATATCGCCGCTTATGTGAACAGCAACCGCCTCAATTACGCCTCGCTGCCCTTCCGCCCCGAACAGCTGGCGGAGATGGTGAAGCTGATCGATAGCGGCAAGATCAGCGGCAAGATCGCCAAGGACATCCTGCCTGAGTTGCTCGAGAAGGGTGGCTCCCCGTCCCAGATCGTCGATGAGCGTGGCCTGGGCATGATCAGCGACCCTGCTGCGATCACCGCGATCGTTGATGAGCTCCTGGCTGCTCACCCTGAGGAGGTGGAAGCCTTCCGGGGCGGCAAGACCAAGCTCCAGGGCTTCTTCGTCGGTCAGCTGATGAAGCAGACTGGCGGTAAGGCCGATCCAAAGCTGGCCAATCAGATCCTCAGTCAGAAGCTGAAGGGGGGCTGA
- the argJ gene encoding bifunctional glutamate N-acetyltransferase/amino-acid acetyltransferase ArgJ gives MARGEDGSSVSPAGVMAANSGSLSPTWVAVSGGLTAPDGFQASGITAGLKASGKPDLSLLLAPEGAVCAGTFTTSLVRAACVDLCIERLQRRGGQVRAVLTNSGQANACTGDRGLIDSQRATQALADRLGLTAEEVLICSTGVIGVPIPMDTLLAGIDPLVSALSRDGGAAAATAILTTDLIDKQIALEANLGGRRVRIGGMAKGSGMIHPDMATMLGTLTCDAAVPAEQWQALVQRAVQRSFNAITVDGDTSTNDAFLAFAAGAPLPPDQLAALEEGVTLVAQHLARAIARDGEGATCLIEVRVDGAASEAEAQRIARTVCGSSLVKTAIHGRDPNWGRIIAAAGRAGVHFDPETVALWLGEHQLMAAGQPLVFDRPAASRYLRERAAGAYLQDDCVRIRLRVGDGPGQGQAWGCDLSDQYIRINADYTT, from the coding sequence ATGGCGCGGGGTGAGGATGGATCCAGTGTCTCCCCTGCAGGCGTGATGGCGGCCAACAGCGGATCTCTCTCGCCCACTTGGGTTGCCGTATCGGGAGGTCTCACGGCTCCGGATGGGTTTCAGGCCTCAGGCATCACCGCCGGCCTGAAGGCTTCCGGGAAACCTGATCTCTCCCTGCTGTTGGCACCGGAGGGAGCGGTGTGTGCCGGCACCTTCACCACCTCGCTGGTGCGGGCGGCCTGCGTGGACCTCTGCATCGAACGGTTGCAGCGCCGTGGTGGCCAGGTGCGGGCGGTGCTCACCAATTCCGGTCAGGCGAATGCCTGCACCGGTGACCGTGGCCTGATTGATAGCCAGCGGGCCACCCAGGCGCTGGCGGATCGTCTGGGGCTGACGGCAGAGGAGGTGCTGATCTGCTCCACCGGTGTGATTGGTGTTCCGATCCCGATGGACACGTTGTTGGCGGGGATCGACCCTCTGGTGTCGGCCCTGAGCCGCGACGGTGGCGCGGCAGCTGCCACGGCAATTCTCACCACCGATCTGATCGACAAGCAGATCGCCCTGGAGGCCAATCTCGGCGGCCGGCGTGTGCGCATCGGTGGTATGGCCAAGGGGTCGGGAATGATTCATCCCGATATGGCCACGATGCTCGGCACTCTCACCTGTGATGCTGCAGTGCCCGCGGAGCAGTGGCAGGCGCTGGTGCAGCGGGCGGTGCAGCGATCGTTCAATGCGATCACTGTGGACGGTGACACGAGCACCAATGATGCGTTTCTGGCGTTTGCCGCCGGAGCTCCCTTGCCGCCGGATCAGCTGGCGGCCCTGGAAGAGGGTGTGACCCTGGTAGCTCAGCATCTGGCCCGTGCCATTGCCCGGGATGGTGAAGGGGCCACCTGTCTGATTGAGGTGCGGGTGGACGGTGCGGCGTCGGAAGCGGAGGCGCAGCGGATCGCTCGCACCGTGTGTGGGTCGTCGTTGGTGAAAACCGCCATCCATGGTCGCGATCCCAACTGGGGCCGGATCATTGCCGCCGCTGGCCGCGCCGGGGTGCACTTTGATCCCGAGACCGTGGCGCTCTGGCTTGGCGAGCATCAATTAATGGCCGCTGGACAGCCCCTGGTTTTTGACCGCCCTGCCGCGTCCCGGTATCTGCGCGAGCGCGCGGCAGGGGCCTACCTCCAGGACGATTGCGTGCGAATCCGTTTACGGGTGGGTGATGGCCCCGGCCAGGGCCAGGCCTGGGGTTGTGACCTCTCGGATCAATACATCCGCATCAACGCCGATTACACGACGTAG